Within Leishmania infantum JPCM5 genome chromosome 35, the genomic segment CTGGCGCTCCGACGATGCAGGCAAGCCCGACCATGTCGCAGCTGTTTGCACTCTTTGCGAAGTTGCTGGGACAGACCGACATCACGTCGGATATGCGCAACATGGCAGAGAATGTGTCGCTGTGCCTCGGCGTCATGCTGTacgtcgacgccgacgtGGAGTCGAAGGCGGGCTGCTCCGTGGAGCTCTTTGCAGGTGCGTTTTGCCGCTTCGTGCGCAACGTCCGCGAGtcatcgtcgctgctggaggcgggcACGAACGGTTTTCTGATGGCAGTGCAGCGGAAGCCGAGTGCTGTTGTGAGCAATCTTGTGCTCTTCTGCGATCTTGGTTGCTCCGTGGCAgtggagggcgtggaggCAAGCCGCATGATCCGTGATCTGCTTTCGAACGCTTCACGAGCGAACCCCGACGTGTGGCGCCAGGCGCTTGCCGCCTGCACAGAGCCCACCCGCAAGAAGCTGTACGAACGGTACGGCTTTCAGTAgggtgggagagggcgagaagtCTGTTGTGGTTGAGGCAGAggtgtgccgccgtcgtcagcTGACCATGAACAGgcggaagaaaaaagaaaatatAACAAAGGATATGGAAGGCAGACGTGACATTCACGGTCACCAACGGTGGACTCTGTGCAAGAAACAGCCCACCGTTGGCGTGCGTTTGGGCACGCCTGCATATCGGGTTGTTCCTTcactttttttctttcggttCTATGTTTGCACACGCCGCACCTCCGTTCTTCGATCCCTTTTGTTTGTGTTTTGTGAGCTCCTCTTCTGTTCCCGCTCCAGCAGTGGCCTCGTTAATTCTGTTCTCTCCTCGGTTCAACGAACAACACCAAGACGACAAAAAAGTGGAATTCAAGCCGAGAGATGGGAGAGTTCGTGCGTGCGGTGGTGTTGTAAGTATGTCTTTGTACCTGTGTAATTGGGTCTTGCCGTCTaatggagagaggagggtggggcaGCAagctgagggagggaggtgtgtgtgtgtgtggttggTTTCTGCCCATCTTTCCGTTCATCATCTACCTGTTGTCGCCACGTCCCCATCTGTCTTCGCTGCGCCCcacctttctttttctctgaTCTTGCGTCATTGTCTTTTCATTGGTATCCGTGTACGGCAGCGACTTCTCCCGTCTTATGCGCTCGCCTTCTCTCGTGGTCTCCTCCATTGCttaccctctctctcacgcccTGCCTGGCGCACAGCCTTTTCTTTTGGCTTGCTCCCCTCAGCGTTGCGGTCGCCTCTACTCTCGTACCCggccctccccaccccactctGCTCGCGCGTTGTTGTACCTGTCGCTCCTTCGAGGTAACggtgtggaggagagggaatggaggaggcgtgggGTGGGTACTCTGGACGACACAGAGCTGATGCCGAGGCGCGGTGTATGATTGGGAGAAAgcaagcagcgcatcgacgaGCTGACGAGGGCGAAGCTGCTTATGGCGCTAGCCACCGCCACTCTCAATTCAACAGCAACCGTTAAAAAAATGCATAAACAGCAGATTAGCTGACGATCAAAGAGAGcatgcacagacacgcaggcAGGCCTGTCCTACCCCTTTCCTGTACTCTGCGTTATGTGCGCACTCGCAGATGACGCAGTAAGCGTGCACGAGAGCACTCGTCGCCCATTGTCATCCCCCTTCGTACGAGTTAtggagagggggtgaggtGTTGAGTGGAGGAGAGAAGCCgggggtggcggcagtgcacaGGACTTGGTCTCTGCTAAGTAGGGGCCGTTTTGACAGGTGTGTGGGGCGGCAGCCCTCGTCTTTGTCTCCCTCTCATCttcttgcccccccccccccccacacacacacacaccggcatACATACGTGCCCGCAGGCAAAACTGGACGATGCCATATCTCGAACATGGCCTGCTCAGTTGGatttccctttttttctcttgcaGGTACTCCCCGAGATTGTGTTGTGGCATACTGCGCGTGATACGGCACAACTGGGGCTGATACCAAGCGGCAGGAGGTGAGGAGGGCAAAGAAGGGGCTGGGTGGCGAGGGacaagggagggaaggagatACGAGGACGTGCTGGTATCGGACTGTGATCTGGAAAGCACCAAAAAACAACAGGATACTCGAGGGAGCACGACCGTGTGTCGGACAACACGAACGACTCGACTCAACCATGCTTCCCTCTACTCTCCACTTTGTCCAGCAGGCCCGCGCTGTGACGCAGGTGCGTAAATACGTGCATGCTTCCTTCTGTATGTTCACCGCCCTAAAGTCACGGATAACAACCTACATTCCTTCTTGATCATCGAGGCAAGCTTCCTCACACAATAATTCACAGACACATctatacgcacacacgcatgcacccCTATGCACTCATACTATCACGAGGGCGCGCCTTGGATAGTGAGCACTGACGACTAgcgctcgcgctctcttcttccttaCCTCCTTCCTCCGCCGGCAGGCGAGTGTGCACGAGCCGCCGCgggcaaaaagaaaagaggacgcgctcttttctttgctctttttagccttttttttgtgcgctgctctctgTGCATGAAGGCGCGACGCGATCGGTGGTGGGTGTGGAGGGCGATTGGGTCTACAGCGTCGAGTGGAGACGACATCGTCGCTCCGGGTGCCGGCGTTGCTTCTGGTCTCCCTTTTGTCGCAGGGCCCCACTGGCCTCGCggctccttctctctctttattTCCACTGTCTGTGCCTCCCGAGTAGGTCTCGCCCATGCGAGTTCCTTGATGTCGTCACCCGGTTACGACAGGACGCTGCAAGGACGGGTGGCCCCGCCCTCTCGCCCGTACACAGGCACGAGCATATACGGGTACCGATGCGCCTGTGCAAGAAGCGGCGCTCTGTtcccgccggcgcggccctCGCTGTAGGCGGCATAACCGCACACACCAGCCCGGCAGTCGGATCGGTGGAGACGAATGCGCGGACTCGCTGACTCGCCTCGGTGCAACTCTCTcactcctcttctctctctttctctctctcacgctggGGAAAGAGCGCAAGTgttcgcacacacacacacacacacatacgtcATCCGTCATCCGTCTCGCACGGGCGCATCGTGCGCTctcagcgcacgcacgctaTCATCTCCAACACACTTTCTTCCCTCCGCAAGCCCAccttcttctgctgctcgtTCTCTTCTCACCTCACCCCCTTTTGTATTCCATCTGTGTGAGCCTTTCGGTTTATCGCTTTGTTTTTCGCCGGGCTCTACGTAAgcgtttttgtgtgtgcgcggagGCGGATCGCGACGTTCGCATCCCTCCTTTCTCTGTGCTCAGTTGCGGTGACGTTGGTAGCGTTAGCACAATCACGCACTGCAGCACTCTGAGACCGCTTTCTCGAATGCTTACTTatctcctccccccttttttcttgcgTGAATACTTTATCCGTACACAAAAGCTAACCGACTCACGCACGTCCGCACGCTCGCACATAGATACGCATTCGCACGCTCGAGCATGTATATATACGCATTTGCCAAGTTGTCGTTTTTCTCTCTTATTGCTGCTCCCACTGACACGCTCTCTATCTTTGGGTCTCGGATACCCACCCCTCGACGCCGGCCTTAtcccctctcccacctcctcctttcccgtCACGTGAACCTGCGGCTTGCGACGCGCATAGAACTCTGAAACGCAGCCGGTAACGATGGAGATTACCAACAGTaacgcggtggcgctgttgCCCTACGTTGGCACACTTTTGCGCGACTGCTCCTTCTTTGCGGTGGACCTGGAGTTTTCCGGCATCGACCATGACGGCGCCGAAGCTGACGCGGAAACTCCGGAGCAAGCTCTCCACTCCCTCACGCGAAAGCCATCTGACCTATATCCGGCAAAGTTGCAGGCTATTAAGCCGTACAGCATGGTGCAGATCGGCATCTCCGTCTTCACGGAGCTGGTTCCCGGTGACGCCGAAGGGGCCACGAGCGCGAGCGGAGCAGCGTCTTTGACGGCACcctcttcggcggcggctcacCTGCggaaggaggtggcggagtTCTTGGCGGCGGACGTCGCAAATCGCACCACCTATGCGGAAACCACGACCGTGGTGGAGAGAATGCTGACGAGCGCGAacggcgcggccgcgggCTTCACCTCGGCGTTCAAGTACATAACTGAGCAAATGGTCGCTGTTGCGCAGTCGCTGGAGGTCGTTGCAAGGGCCAGCGACATTCGTGCCACGGCGGAGCCGGCACCGCCAATTCAGTCGCTCCCTGGCCTGCGGTACCATTACCGCTTCTTAGAGGCTCTCAGTCGTGCTGTTGCCAGCTATCGAAGAGAAatcaccgccaccggtgcgccggcgttcgaggcgccggtggcgcgctACAAGGTGCACACGTTCTCTGCGCTGACGTTCCCGGCTGCAACCGACTCTGCGGCGGACGTCACGCTCAACATCGACACCGCCGAGTTCCTCGTCAAGAACGACATGGACCTCACGCGTTGGGTGAAAGAAGGGCTGCGCTTTGCGCCGATAaaggtggcggccgcccaACTCGCCAAGGAAGCGGAGGCGAAGTTGCAGCAGATGAACCTGCTGGCACAGCCGCACACCGTGCTGCCAGGGTACAAGGAATGCATCGGCAGGAAACTAGACGAGTtgcttcccctctctccaggCGAGCTGCAGCTAGTAAGGTTTGTCATCGCTCTCCCGGATGCGGGGTCCGGTGATATGGCGGCAGCCAGGGTGAAGCAGTTCTACGTCGGAGCACTTCGTCCCCTTATCTCCTTCGCGCGTGGCAATGTTCCAGAGTCGGCGCTGCCAGAGTCTATCTACACGAGAGACAAGCTCTTCAAGGACGAGAtggacgcgctggcggcaaTCGGGATGACGAAGATGAGCCGCAAATTTATGAGGGCCGCCATCTCCAGCAGCTGGGGCAGCAGGTGCGGCTCCAGTCTCGTCTCTCATAGTTACGGCAGTGCCCTCTTGGAGACTCTCTTATATGCGACCGAAGTGCAACGGAAGCCCATCGTCTTCTACAACGGTTACACGGATGTGATGTTTCTGCTGCTCGCCCTTTACGGGCCGCAGAACATGCCACCGGACCTGCCGTCCTTTAAGTCGCTGGTGCGCCGGCACTTCCCGTCACTTTTCGACACGCGCATCCTCAGCTGCGCTGGACCGCTTCAGGGCTTGGGGAACTTCACGGGGAAGCTCTCGAGCGTGGTTGATGAGATGAGCAAAGTGAGCTCTATCGGGCCACACGTGTCGTTTATCTTTGACCCGCTCGTCTCTGGTGGCCGTGACGCCACGCAGCACTTGCTGGCCCACAACGCGGCCTTCGATGCCTTGCTCACTGGCAAGCTCTTTGCGTTTGCCAAGTGCGGACTCGAAAATGCCAACGTCAGCGTCAAAGTGTATGAGAACTTCTTGGCCACCTATACCACGCTGATGTCGATCAACCTGCAAGGCAGCGTGGACAGCGTGCTGCAGGAAGCGACTGCAAACGTGTACTACCTCACGAACAAGTCAGGGCTGCGGGCGGATACGATACGTGAGGCGCTCGCGGGGTGTGGTATCACAGCCGTGGTGATGTACCGAGGAAGCGGCTATACCATTCAACCAGTAGGTGCTGCGTGCCAGATGCCGGACCTGATGCAGGTGATGAGAGAGGCGCTGTGCGCTAGGGCTCGCTCGCAGATCGAACTGTATCACATCGCGCTGTGAGCGCACGCATGGATAgaagcgaaggagagagcgcgcggtTGTGCAGGTGctagagagagggaagggttGAGGACACTCACTAGTactgcgtatgtgtgtgtacccGCCCACCTGCGTTGACCGTGCCATCATGCCAACGTGGGCTCCGGTTCACAGAGTGCAGTTAAGGGACACATTTTGTGCATCGGTGAACAAGCGCAAacaaggaagaaaaaaggcgAAGCGTTCTGCGACATGACTTAAAGATtgtgcagcggcgttgccatCTTGGCCATTCCCGCTCGCCATGCACTACCACCCCGTCCCTCCTctgtctccgtctctctctcgctatctctttttttgtgtcgTTCTCTCTTCGTCACGTTTGCGCCTGCttgtggaggtgctgcagcttgGAGCAGCATGCGACACGGAAGACAACAAAACGGAGTAGGCGGCAGCATCTTCACGGTCCACCacacggtgcagcagcccAAAAAATGGGAGTTGGAGGCAGTGACCGTGGGGAGGCACAGAGCCAGAGTAAAAAAAATGCCTGATAGGAACACGAAAGTTGATGCGAGGCGCAAGAAAGgcgaagggaagggggcacgactctccctctcttgcaGGCTTTCCTTCGCATCGGTTAAcagcgctctctctttctctctctgtgtagcCGTGAGTGCCACATTGACGGGCTTCCGTTCTTCAcgctgccccccctcctctctccctcatgTGCCCCCTCGACAACATGCCACCTCTTTGTCCTCTTCCATCtctttccgtttttttttctcttctttttggTGTTTTCTAGAAGAGCTCTGCTGTTCcccgtttttcttttgttcgTTTTTGCTCCTTTCGCCGCACCCCAACCCCTCCACTGgcccttccttccttttccCGTCTTCCTCTGCCCACTTGTCACGGGCAGCGCTACGGAGTTCTCCTGTGGCTGCGCTATCGACTTGAGGAGAGCAAGCCAAGTACATCAAAATCGACACTCACCACCCCCACACCCTCCCTGCTCCCGCTCCTGCACTTGAGCAGATACGGCCGTACGTTGGCGTCTTTGCAGCACTTCTCATTCTTTATTACATTTCTCTTGTTCACTTCGTGTGGTGCCGTTTCGACAATGTCTGCACACGATAAGAGCTTGGCGTACCCTTTCCCCATCTCGATGAAGATGTATCGAGAGCAGCGTGAGCGGCTGGGTGCGTCGCTCCAGCAGGCGTTCCCGGAGGGTGGCcacgcagcggtgctgcaggccgCCTCTGAGGTGCCCGTGAACTCGACGGACTGTAACTACCTCTTCGTGCAGGAGAGCTACTTCCACTACCTCTTCGGCGCGGAGATCCCGGACGCGTACGGTGCTGTGCTCGCGGGCGGCAAGAGCTTCTTCTTCAttccgcggctgccggcggaTTTCGCGACGTGGATGGGCCCGCTGCCGACACCGCAGGGCGtgaaggcgcagctggaggtgGAAGAGGTGCACTACGTGGACGAGATGGAGCAGGTGCTGATGAGCAGTGGGGTACACACCGCCGAGGTGCTGAAGGGCACGAACACGGACAGCGGTctcgaggtgctgcaggcgaagcTGCCGGAGGGGACCGCGCTGGCAACGTCCACCGACTACCTTTACCGCGTGCTGAGTTCGCAGCGCTGCTACAAGACGGCCCTTGAGGCTGATGTGCTGAAGTATGTGTGCAAGGTGTCAAGCGCCGCGCACGTCAAAGTGATGCAGATCGCGAAGCCCGGCATGTCGCAGCACCATCTCGAGTCTACATTCCTCCACGACGTGTACTACAatggcggctgccgccgtgtgAGCTACACTTGCATCTGCGCCACGGGCTCCCACGGTGCTACCCTGCATTACCCGGACAACAACTGCGTGATCGAGGACGGcacgatggcgctgctggacatGGGCGGCAACTACCGCGGCTACGCGGCCGACATCACCTGCAGCTTCCCTGTGAACGGCAAGTTCACCGAGGCGCAGAAGACCATTTACAACGCGGTGCTCGACGCGCACGACAGGGTGATGCGCGCGATGAAGCCGGGTGTTAAGTGGATGGACATGCACCTGCTCGCCATCCGCACGATCTGCATGCACCTGATCGCGGCGGGCATCCTCAAGGGCGACATCGAAACGCTCATGACGAAGGAGATCATGCAGTACTTCCAACCACACGGCCTCGGCCACCTTATCGGCATCGACGTGCACGACGTTGGCGGCTACATGGAGGGTTGCCCTGAGCGGCCGACGAAGAAGGACTGCTGCCGTCTGCGCACTGCGCGCACGATCGAGGAGGGGCTTTACATGACCATCGAGCCTGGCTGCTACTTTAACACGGCACTTCTGGAGATGGCGAAGGCGAACCCGGATGTGCGGGAGCACCTGAACATGGAAAAGCTCGAGGGGTACGAGAATTTCGGTGGCGTGCGCATCGAGAGTGACGTCTTGGTCACGAAGGACGGCGTGGTGAACTACACTCTAGTGCCACGAACGGTGGAAGAGATCGAGAGAACGATGGCGGGTGCGCCCTTCacgaaggaggtggaggtgtACCACAACTGAATCCAGCTGTGACCGCGACAGGGGCGGCGTTCGGGACGCTGGCCGGGTGGGTCTTTTGCTCTACGGTGTCCAAACCCCTGATATGCGTGCCACTACCGCCTCTGGTGTGAACCGTCCGTAGAGCCGACAAGGAAAACAGACCCAGATAATAGGGCCAAAGCAGATGGAAActtgcacgcatgcacgcgcgcattcACCTGCACTGACAAAGACAGTCGGATGGACTCGGCCAAATCCCATTGTGAaggtgtgcgtctctctctctatatgaTCATAGGAAAAGACCAggcacacccacccacacacataaaTACATCTGCGCCTTCTTTGTTGTTCTTGTTTGCCTTCCGGTGTGTTTGtctgcgtgcatgcgcagaATGGTTAAGTGTTTTCTTGTGTATCAACACatgtttttctttctgctTTGGTGCGTGCCTCGGATGAGTCTCGAGCAGCAACTCGCTTCTTTTTCATTGTTGTGCTTTCGCTCTGCTCGTTGCGGTTTGGGAGCTTGTCTCCTGTTTGGGATGCgggcggaagagagagagagtgatgAACTCGCTCGAAgggagcggctgctgaggCAGCAACTGTCGGAGTGCAGGCGAGAAGGTCAGAAAGAATGAAAGAAGCGGTCCGCGCTCGCGTGGCACTGGCGCACGGATTGCTGAGAATGTGCACGAAAAGGCTAGATGAGAGCAACCCAGAAGAGACAGGTTGGGTGTAGTTGCACGCTGTGCGTGATGAAGGACTCGAAGACGACTGATAAAAGCCGTTACAGGCGACCCGGTCTTCCTAGCCTTCTTTTCTCGCTCGGCGTGCAGGTCTCATCGCGGCCTTCCCTTCGCTTCTTCAGCTCCTTTCATGTTGCTCTGCTCTTCGACTTGCTCTTCTCCGTCACTGCCTTTGAAAgcgtgtgagtgcgtgcATGTTGACATCCTTGCTCCTTTCCTCGCATTTATCTCTTTTTGAATTCTCGTCTTCGTGCGCGGCTCCTCAGACCGCACCTCACCCGCCTTCCCACCGAAATCGAGTGTTCTCTGGCGCTCTTTTTGCGCGAAATGGTGGTGatcaggggagggggacatAAGCGTGGTGAGGGTGCGGCGCTACTCTCTGTTGATCGGGAACGGGTGAAAGAAAAAAGGTAGAAACAAACAACATAAGAAACTCCTTTCGAGGTCCATCGAAAGAAGAATCACGACAGttgaaaacaacaacaaaaaaagcaTGGACAGAGCGAGTGACAGCAGTTTTCGTGAGGCGGAGGGCCCTGCTAAAAACGGGGGGAAAACGAGGCTTCACACTCGTCAAAACTTTCTGTTTTCCAGGATACCTGCGGTGGCAACATGATTAGCCATGATTGCGAGGTTAGGGAGGTGCCCTGCGCAAGCGGGAAATGCGTGTGTTCTGTCCTCTTGTATGGATTGGAAGGGCAAGCTGGACGCACATGAGAGGCGGTTGATGGGCGCGcgagtgtgcgcgtgcgcttccTTTACTCACCTCCACGTCCTTCTCATGAAGGGCCCCGCTACTCGCTCATTCTTCCCGTTTCGTTCTCCTTTTATGCTCCGACAGTCGCCAGAGagacacgccgccgccgccgccgtcttcctcccctttcccACGACCACAGAGTGCTGCATCTATTCAccagcccccctcctctttgtGGCTGTTTGTGCCCAGCTCGCAAAAGGGACCCATGCACCGTTTTCGGGACTTGAGAGCGGTGCCGCAAGAGCAATAAAACCCCAAGATGAAGTCGAAGCAGGCGCCTCGCGCCTCTGCCAAGCAGACACCATCGGTTTCCAAGAAGAAGGACCACACGACCAACAAGGTAATCGCCAtgtccaccgcctccccctccacctccgacTTGGACGAAGTAGCATCTCTGTTCAACACCATCAAGCAAACCAAAGCGCAGAAGTacggcagtgccgctgccgctcagcCACCATCCCTGCAGAGGGGGGCTGGAGGAGCGTCGGTGGAGGCGCATAATATTAAGCGCTCGTCAACtggcgctggagcgcctcctccgtcgtcCTCGCCAGGGGCTCAGGCGAAACCCGTTCACGATGGACTCTACCACGCACCAGAGAAGTCGGTGCAGATGAGTGACAACCAGTTCTTCAGCGGCACTTGGCTGAGGGAGGATGACAGTCGGCCCCGCAGGCTANNNNNNNNNNNNNNNNNNNNNNNNNNNNNNNNNNNNNNNNNNNNNNNNNNNNNNNNNNNNNNNNNNN encodes:
- a CDS encoding putative ribonuclease, which produces MEITNSNAVALLPYVGTLLRDCSFFAVDLEFSGIDHDGAEADAETPEQALHSLTRKPSDLYPAKLQAIKPYSMVQIGISVFTELVPGDAEGATSASGAASLTAPSSAAAHLRKEVAEFLAADVANRTTYAETTTVVERMLTSANGAAAGFTSAFKYITEQMVAVAQSLEVVARASDIRATAEPAPPIQSLPGLRYHYRFLEALSRAVASYRREITATGAPAFEAPVARYKVHTFSALTFPAATDSAADVTLNIDTAEFLVKNDMDLTRWVKEGLRFAPIKVAAAQLAKEAEAKLQQMNLLAQPHTVLPGYKECIGRKLDELLPLSPGELQLVRFVIALPDAGSGDMAAARVKQFYVGALRPLISFARGNVPESALPESIYTRDKLFKDEMDALAAIGMTKMSRKFMRAAISSSWGSRCGSSLVSHSYGSALLETLLYATEVQRKPIVFYNGYTDVMFLLLALYGPQNMPPDLPSFKSLVRRHFPSLFDTRILSCAGPLQGLGNFTGKLSSVVDEMSKVSSIGPHVSFIFDPLVSGGRDATQHLLAHNAAFDALLTGKLFAFAKCGLENANVSVKVYENFLATYTTLMSINLQGSVDSVLQEATANVYYLTNKSGLRADTIREALAGCGITAVVMYRGSGYTIQPVGAACQMPDLMQVMREALCARARSQIELYHIAL
- a CDS encoding metallo-peptidase, Clan MG, Family M24 yields the protein MSAHDKSLAYPFPISMKMYREQRERLGASLQQAFPEGGHAAVLQAASEVPVNSTDCNYLFVQESYFHYLFGAEIPDAYGAVLAGGKSFFFIPRLPADFATWMGPLPTPQGVKAQLEVEEVHYVDEMEQVLMSSGVHTAEVLKGTNTDSGLEVLQAKLPEGTALATSTDYLYRVLSSQRCYKTALEADVLKYVCKVSSAAHVKVMQIAKPGMSQHHLESTFLHDVYYNGGCRRVSYTCICATGSHGATLHYPDNNCVIEDGTMALLDMGGNYRGYAADITCSFPVNGKFTEAQKTIYNAVLDAHDRVMRAMKPGVKWMDMHLLAIRTICMHLIAAGILKGDIETLMTKEIMQYFQPHGLGHLIGIDVHDVGGYMEGCPERPTKKDCCRLRTARTIEEGLYMTIEPGCYFNTALLEMAKANPDVREHLNMEKLEGYENFGGVRIESDVLVTKDGVVNYTLVPRTVEEIERTMAGAPFTKEVEVYHN